The window TTCAGATAAATCAGGACATGATGCAGGAGAGGAGgtaacagaatataaaaaagagaaaaactggtTGGATCCTTCGACGAGAGGATATTCTCCTGATCCGAGTCTGAATCATTTTTACATGTCTTAATTATCCACAAGCAATggatcaaagaaaaaacaactgaacagaTTGTTCCATCACGTCGACGATCTGCTTTTGACCGGTCGTGAAGCTAATGTTACATGTATATCAAATTATAGGTTTGCAAGAATGATTATTACAGTGAGAGTCTAAGTTCCACAAAAACAGGTTTTAGTATCGCGAATGAGCAACAGCAGTCATGACGGGGGTTCGGGTTTCATGATCTTTAGTGATAGAGAAAACATGTCTCAGGAGATGACTCATCGTACTTTGGTCATACGACTGAAATGTTGTAGCCgaaaggaaaagagggggaaactAAGCTTAAgtgagacaaatgaaaaaatgaaaaaaagtgaaatgtgaaatcagTGGGAAGTTTACACGTCGGATCACAGTTCAGCTGAGCCCAACGCCAAGACATGTCGAGCGTGGGCAGATCAGTGGTCACGAATCAACGCCGTCTTGTAGTTAAGTGAATGAGTGAACTATTACCAATGACTACATGAAAAAGATGTGGTTCTCAGATGAATAGTCGCACTAACACTCAGTAAATgagattagtgtgtgtgtgtgtgtgtgtgagtcatgaGAGTTTACAGCACCCTCCAGATGAACTGTCACAATAAAGATGAGCTgtcatccaacacacacacacacacacacacacacacacacgctttgaTGTATCCAAGCGATGACGACTGCGACTCGACTCGAATGTTGTCATAaccattttattatttttttaatccacccACTTCACAATATCATAGAAGATCCATGAAGATGCAAATAAGGACGAGTGCAACACTGTAACAGCCTTCAACGAccaagagcaagagagagagagagagagagagaagaaagagaagaaagagaagacgacgaaagatgaaaacattaaaatttagaccattttttttatttttattctttttttggtttttttggagggggggggggggggcatgagaGCCCAGGCAGGCACTTTACAACGGGGTGTCTAATCGCAATTTGTCGGGATCGTCTTGAGGTAATAACTGACTGTGTTTTAACCACAGTGTTGACAAAGATACATGTTTAGTGTAGTCGGTGGCGAAGGTGGGATTCAAACCCTCGACCCCTCACAGTGGAGCGGCCCGTTCCACCGTCTCTCTAGAAAACCTATGATGTCCATTTTGAACTTGCATTGAACTCTGAAGAGAAAAGGGGATTAATCACGTCCCGTTATCATTTCACAAATACTCCACCTGATCTCAAAAATGATCATATAGCATCACAGCctaagttatatatatatatatttatatatttatatttatttgcagGCTAAAGCTGCATATAGTGGCTTACTCAGTCCTGTCGTGCAGGTTTGAGCTATATAGTGACGTTGTCCATCAGCAGTCACATTCTTTTTCTACAATATGATAGAAATAGAGGCGGACCTTAATTCTGCTTCAAGGTTATATATATAGGAAGAGAGAATAACTATTATTGAATACGCTTTACATAAGCCCTCAAGTAACTATGATGAGAGATTTCAGATTTATTTGAAAGGACACTGAATGCATCCGAGGTGACTGTCTCTATCATGTTATTTTGACTGTGCTCACTATTTTTTAACCAGCTCAGTCTTCATGAAATTATTCTTTACATATAATTGCTTGCCACTCGTAATACAGGAGCATTTTCCATCGCTACTTTTCATCccacattatgtaaatgtggCATATGATGCGTCTGAAGcaggaaaatgcaaaacaggtTTCAGTCACAAACAATTCAGTTGGGAACGATTTCGACAAAAGAGGGGCGAGATGCAAAATTAATACTGCAACTCAAACGCATCGTTATATTTtaaatctattcatttattttcgttgttttgtcagttttcttGGCGAGGACAGAGATCGTCAGTATGAGATGGTCCTCGTTGGAGGTTTTTCATGCTGATTCTTTCAGGTGTAAAGTTCAAAATGGTCATCATAGAATTAATACGCAAGTCATACTTTCAGTTCAATTATTGTGTGAGGATCTGATTTACCAAACAGACATCCGTGTGCTTCAGAGTGTGGGGCCGTTCGGGGACACCAACTTCGTGAATTTACACATTCTGAGTTTGTTTCCATAGTGGCAGCAAATTTGACCTTGGTCATGCACATTTAGGCTACTTACATTCCATCTGGATTACATTCAAGGATACATCACAATTTCACCAAAACGTCCTCAGGCTTTTTTTCACAACGTCAGTtgtgatatatatttacatttatttgcagGCTAAAGCTGCATATAGTGGCTTACTCAGTGCTTTAGACATCAAGTGTTTATTTCAAAAGTCAACCAAAGGTGTCGCTTTGCTCAAGTTGCACACAAGAATGCGGCAAACCTAACTCTGCAGGACTGTGTGAGAGGCTacagcaagggggggggggggcagactggcacagagcaacattagcagaGATACATtacacaatatactgtacatttataaGACCACCGTTTTACCAAATCATGGTATGCAATATAGAAAACTTAAAAGTACACAGACGTTACTCGACAGGATCATATACagttaaaacaaaattaatgaaattCGTTTTGTTTCCCACTTAGTATTAGCATGATAGCGTCTCGAACACAACCAGCaggaaacaaggaaaacaaagtgataACTTTGTGTCACGCTTGTTGTAAGATTAAGAAAAACTCAGGTTCATCCATAACTGCAATCAAACCCAATCCAGCCCTCTGCCTGAGTAACCAACAGATTATTACCGACAATACATGGTGTTACACTTGTCCAGAGCCAACAGATGATCTCTTATGGAAAGCTTCCATAGTAGTCTCTTTCATGTCAGAAGTCGATTCACCCTTCACTACAGTGATGCTGTGACTAAACTCATTGTATCTCACTGCAGAAGTGAACACACGAGCGTGGataccaacacaaacaaataaataaaacagatacACCATTCTGAACGACTCAAGAGCCACATCTTTCCGTCCAACAGAAAAGGTTCCCGTTCCcaaataaatatactgtaaagtCCAATATGATTTGCCCTCAAACTCCTGAATCAACTCCTGAATCGATCAATCAAACATGGCTACCCGTGGCCGACTTCTCCCGGTCACCCCTCACTGTTTGGGGCTGGAGGGATTGGATTGCTGGCCGGCATGGCAGGGGTCCAGGGACTCCTTGGTTGCACCGCCATAAACGTCTACATCAAGGTCGGTCCAGGGGGCGATGTTGCCGAGCGCCGGCGAACTGCACTCGGCCACGGCGGCCACCTCGGCAGGCTTCAGCACCCGGTCCCACAGGTTGAACTGGGAGAGCTCGCCGACCAGGGCCTGGGAGGCATCGAATCGCCCGCCCAACGTATCCTTCGGTAGGAGCAGATAGAGAAAGAACAAGTTGGATGTGAAAATGCTAGCACCAAATGAACAAGAGCACAGCATCCTCTTAATGTCCAGCCACCATAGACCAAAGGAGAAAAGCCAGGATGTGATGAGACCTTCCTGTCTGCCGTTTGTTTCACCTGTTAGGCTCTCCTAATTTGTTAGTGGTGGTTTGGAATGGATGCAGCCTGTCAGATATACCTGCAGACACTACTCAGGGCTGGAAAAGTACCCCCCAAACCCTCATTTTTTAACTCAAAGGGAACTTTCGCACTtctaaaaccaaaatgaaaccCTTGCCAATGGCCCAGTATGACAAGGCCAATGTTCCTGGAAATGAACATCACATTGGccgttaaaaaaatgtaaaagaccGATATATAAGACAAGTGCATCTTGCATGTTATTATGGGTCTCACACTTTTAAGATACTTTCCTATACTATACTTTTTTGGGATATTTGAGTGTAAAATCTTGACTACTGAAAACTGCGACCGTCCTCAAAcgttgttttaaagaaaataccACTGTATTTGTCTTTGGTTAAATGAAGCTAAAGCTTTATCCATGCAcagaaatattgtgttttgatCATTCCTCTTAAATAAGATGAAAAAATGCTCATCATCCCTTCAGAGCCTCTGGTAACGGGGCTGTCCTGGGATCATCCCTCATCCACCAGGCAGATTAataaagctctctctctctctctgtttcaaaAGAATATCCATTAAATCAAGTCTTGTTGCATCATTGCAGCATCTTGCAGTATTGGACTCACAACTCtctgatttttatgttttaggcATGGACAATGAGCTGCAGAACGGTCTTGGCGTCGCTCCTTTGACACCGCGGAGGACGGATAGTGTCCGATTTCAAAACGGTTTAAGTAAGGTGGGCATCTCGCTAATGAAAGAGAGAGGCCAGTCTGAGGATAAACATCAGTACGTTTCtgtctgttcatgtgtgaaaagcAGCTGGTGCTCCCACCAAAatagctttctctctctccgccccaACTGTCCGACCATCTACCCATTcatccatacatccatccattGATCTGTTGATCCATAAATACCTGAATCAACTCGACAATCAATCCACCGATTACTCCTTTGATCCAGACTTATCATTCGTGCATTTATCTAGTTCCTTCAACATCCCAACTATATCTTTTCATCCACCAATCTATCCAGTGTCAATAATGTCAGTactttgtccatccatccatccatcagtttTTCCCTCCATCAAACTGTTCATACATCCATTTATCGGTCCATCCTCCCATCCATCCAATAATCTGATGATCCATCAATACATAAGTTTCTTCTTCCATCCCTACCTGAATCCACCCAACAATCAATCCATCCCTCCAGAGTAATCCATCGATTACTCTTTTGATCCATCAGACTAACCATCCATCTGTTCATCCACTCATGTATCTGTTCATCCGACAATCTATCCAATGTCCACGATTTCAGTGCattgtccgtccatccatccattagttTGTTCCTCCATCAAACTGTTCATACATCCATTCatgcatctatctatctgtctgtccatccttccatccatctattaATCTGTTGCTCCATCCATCAGTTTGTTCTACAGTTCATGCCTGAATGTATCTGTGCAACTTCCATTCCAATAATCAATCCATCCATCGGGTACTCTTTTGAGTAATGCAGTTATCTATcgtctatcatccatccatatTTTCAGCATTCCATCCattcacccatccatccatctatccatccatccagctcACCTGTTCTTGTCCTAGTATGAGGACTCCTCCTGGTTTGATGGGATGCCAGGCAGCCAgtccttctcccctccccttcaTCTTCCCCCCCTGGTAAGCCTTCCACACTCCGTCCCTCAGGGTCCAGCTGACACAGATGTGCTGCCACTCGTCCTGCGGTAGGGACAGAGGCAGCTGCGCTACCTACAGGTGAGAGAGAACGCATTACTTGAGTGGTTCACAAGCTACAGCAGGTCAAACTCGCATTACGATTGGACCCCGGACAAACGTGGGCCGTCTGTGAACACACTGGAGGTTTATGTCAGCAGAACGAAGTCCTGTGGACAGTCCCAAGCTTCCTCCCACCCCTGCTGCAAACCAGTGCTTGTCTCCGCCTAGGGATAAGCACAAGCTCTATAAAAGGAAAGTACAACATAAAACCCCAGCTGCAAAGAGCACGACTCTCTCCCGTGTCTCCTCAGTCACATAGGTTTgctgttgtggttgtggttttattttgatgacAAAATTATATCCAAAGTAATGTTCCcatttgcatttgaattcaTTCTTTAGTGAATTGTTGCTTTCATAAttcaggttttcttttgtttcttttcttgtgtgGAAGTTTTAATTACTGAATCTGTTGTACTTCTACCTCTTCTATAGCAGTCGGAATAAATGTTTTggccttgtttttttaaccagtgATGATTTAAATGGCTGCTaacacaacacatacaaacTTTAGTGAATCCAGAGAACCAACTCCTCACATGAAATAAAGTAAACACTAATTAGAGTTGGTCCGTCACTATGATGAACATGCTTTCATTGCTCATTTCAACCAATGAATAACAACAAGTCAAACACCAGCTTGCAGCGAACAGCACCATAAGCTAGTAATGATTGCTTCACTAATTATAAAGAAACTTGCAGGGTACAGAATgtccaatcttttttttaccaggagAAACCATTAATTTCTATTCATAATAAACAGTTTCATAATTGCCTTTTTCTCCCAGCCCAACCACTCCACCAAATTTATCTTTCAAGCACTTGAGGAAGGATCCAGACCTCCGTACCTTATCGTTGATGAGCAGCTCAACGGGGTTGTGGACTccctgcagcagcaccagctcgTTAGGCTGGCCCGGCACTGAGTAGGAGAAGGGGGTCCCGATGCCCCCCTCTTTGGCCTTCAACCATACGCAGGCGGTGAAGGCATACATCTCCGTTATCTCCTTCCGCACCAGGCCGTACATGTAGTTGGTCCGCATGGGGAAGGAGAGGACGAAGCCGTCGGGGAACGACGGCTCTGTCAGCACTTtggaggaggagataaagacaaacagagagcgacagcagagagagagggtgagaaaaTGGTGAAGGACGATGTATTAACGGCCAATTAATCCAAGGACACCGGTATTTGTACTTGTCCTCGCCAgtctgtgcgcacacacacacacacacccacccacacagtGTCTGGCAGGAGCTTAAGTGGTACAGGAAAATTATCAACTTTCTTTAACTCGAGGCCACAGTGACGATCTCGAAGCGGGGAGAGGATGTGGAGACAGCCGGAGAGGTCGAAAGAGCGGCTGAGCTAAGCGGAGAATCAAGACGTTCATTGTCACCTTTAACCATCCTCGTTGCACCCTCTGCATTTCGATGGTTTTGCCCTGCAGTAACCTTTATTGAAGAACTTCACGAACAATGAACCAATGAAACTCTTCAAAAACCAATGTGACATTTCCAAACAACAATGCTGCCGACCAAACTCCTATAACTATGAGGATTTGCAGGTTGCCGGTAAGGGCAGCAAATGAATTCAGATCATTTTACTTCCATTCAATTTGCTTTTTGCTGTATCATTTTTACTCTCACCTCCAAGTCGCATCTGACATTTCCCAACCTTCAGAACTCATTATTCATTACTCGTTTTTAATCTGCAGCctcctttctgctgctgctgtgatgacGCCGTTCGCCCACAGCGCTCATTATTTCAGACTTTTCTCGCAATGCTCTCATGCGAGTTGGCTCAGCGATGCTGCGGTCTACCTCCCTCTGTGTCCACCGCCCTATGCCTTCGCTCTCCCCCACGTTCTCCCCCCCGGACTCACTGTGTTCCAGCTCCGTGACGCGGTGGTTGGCGGTGTCGAGCCCCTGGTTGATCTTCTCGTGTTGGCCCTGAGTCTCTTTCCTCATGGCCTGGCGCTCCTTCTCCAGCATCTTTATCTTCCTCTCCAGCTCGCCGTCCAGGTCCTCCACCCTCCAGGTGCCCTTTCCACGGCCGGGGGTGTTCTTAGATGGGTGTTTGGGGGCAGCGGGGGCAGCAGGGGAAGCAGGGGACGCAGGGCGGCGGCTGCCCGgcgcagcagctgcaggcgggGAGGATGCACTGCCGGTGGGTGGAGAAGGAGCCTTGATGGTGTTACCAGccggactgctgctgctgccagtgttgctgctgcttgtaCCCACGGATGTGTCGGTGAGGTTCAACGCAGCAGGACCTATCTCTGCCtgcaagagagggagaaagggattAGGGCTGGCCTTCAGAAAGGGTTTTTCCAAGTAGCAGTAGTGGAGAGAGAATGTTGGTCTGACATTTGTCGGCCCACCGCTTTGGGTCGTGactgaaacatctcaacaactCTCGGGGGGATTGTTATGAAATTTTCTACAGACACGCACGTTCCCCCCAGAAGACGAATCCAACCAACCTTGATAATGCCCTGACTCTCCCTCTAGCAACACAAGCAGGGTGACATTTTGGTCTTTTagttaaataagaaaaaacttAAACAGTTGGATGGATTACCATGATATCTAGTAAACATATTCATGTCCCCCTCAGGATTGAATTTTAGCTCCCATGACTTTTCACAGTGCCATCACAATGTCACTTTTCTAAAAATGAGTCCAGTTCTTTATCGTCTAAATTTCCCTTTGGGATCAATgaagtatttatctatccatctagttATAGTTTATATACTAACGGCAGTAAAATCTTAGTTTTGTCACAAGTAGAAGCTGTTGGTGTAATTTTGAAGTTGTAGTACAGATTAGTACGagtcatttaaatgtattatttacagATTAATAAGATTAATACACTCACGACTCAACGCCACGATGCTCCAATGCCAAAAATGTTCAGCACATGAAAAGTCATGTCACTACCTCTGATGTATGTTTGCCCGCTGCACTGATTTATCCTCCCGCCTTTGTGATCTGTTGTATCTGTGAAGCCTCCTGTGAAATTTGGATTTCGGGAAAAATCAATTTCCCACGTGGGCTCGTATGAAAAGAGATGTGTGTCATTAGCCGCTGCCAGATTCCCTTTTATAATGTTTTTCCCCTTCGCCAATGAAGATCTGAAGATGAAAATCTtggatttttaattaaatcctCGCCGTCGGAATCAAAAACATGCGGAGCCTGCCTTTCTCAAAATTAActgagaaaaaataacacacacacacacacacacatagtccaCTTCAACACACAGACATCTGGCTGAAATGATCGTATTGATCCATTCGGTGAAATATATCAGTTGGAAAGAACAATGTCCTGATTGATTACAGACGGATTCAATATAATCCTTGAAAAAACGGCGACCTGGTGCAGATGCATGCAGGACCTTTGTTCCTGCTTCGGCTGCATCCCGGAGGACGTTATGACATTTTACACGAGTGCAACCTACACTCCAGTCTCCATTGATCGTGCATGGCCCAAATAGGAGCATTTTAATGACGTAACGTGTCAGAGGAGTAAAAACGATGAAACAATCAGCAGAGCGAGAGGCGTTGTGTATTGACGATAGTGTGGCGGACCGGCAGTGGAAGTGTTAGTATTGATAGCAGGAGAAAATAACAGCAGATGTTGCAGCAgtaaaaagagagggagagacgctGCAAGGGCGATATATCATATCGAGAGATTTGCTGAGGCAGGACTGGAGGGCATAAATTCACACCGACAGAGACAACCCCTTGTAACGGACTGTACTTAGGCTGCTGGTGATGCAGCagtgtatcacacacacacacacacacacacacacacacacacacacacacacacacacactgagaaccTGACTCCTCCACCAACAACACCCACCCTCTCTTTCCTGTCCGGCCAGgttcatcttttatttatttccccatCCTGCTGTTGGATGCGGAGATGGAGGGGACAGAGGCGGCTGACACAAGGACAGGGGGGAGTgcaggggagggatggagggatggagggagggttGCGGGCCGGCAGGCGGAGAGATTTCCCTCGGGCTGTTTCGTGGGGAGCGTGCAGTGCAAACAGAAAAGATGAGGAGTTGTCGGTGTCACGAGTGACTTGTCAGTGGGAGAGGTGAGGTGGAGATTGAAggcgcggagagagagaggatgtaagaagaggaaggtgggggggggggggggactaaacacagacagacgccTTTTACATCCTGCAGCCAGGTAGGCAGCGAGGCTGTGGCACTTATCTTCACTGAATCTTTTAGATTGCCCCTCACAATGGGACAAGTGGCTGTTTGATGGACCAGACCTCATTTAGTCACTGATTCCTAATTGTAGTGTGACTCCAAATCCCCTGTTGTCACACAACACTCAGAACATggggacaaacaacaacaacaacaacaacaacaacaggtttGGCCAAAGTTGGTCTGGATGAACAGCGcgtctccatccctccctccctccccggtTACCTCGAGCTTCTCGATGCGGTCCTTCAGGTCCATGATGGCCCGGGCCAGCTCCTCCACGGCCCTGGCCGTCTGCAGCTGCGCGGCGGTGGACGAGCTCACGCCGTCGCCGGCCATGACGCGGCGGTTGCCGCTCCACACGCCGACGCTGCGCTCCGGCACGGTCCTCTCGTCCTCCAGGCCGCTCTCGCACTCGCTCAGCTTCCCCGTGAGCTCGCGGATGGTCCGCTGGTCCATGAGGATCTGGTCGTTCTGCTGCAGCACCGTCTGCCGGAGCTCCTCGGCGGTGGTGCGCAGGTAGGTCCAGTCCTCGTCGCCGGCGCCGTACAGCGGCTcgtccgcctgctgctgctgctgccgctgccgcctcAGCTCCTTCGTGTCGCACTCCCCGGCCGGCACCGGTGTGCAGATCAACCGGCTGAAGCTGAAGTGCTTCGCGTCGGAGCCGCCCGCGCCCGCGCCCGCGCCCGCCGTCTCCTCGCCGAGGTGCAGCTCGTTCAGGGTGGGCACCTCCAGGCCGATGCCGCCGAGCGCGTTCCCTCCGTCGTAGGAGTCGGCGCCGTGCAGCGCGCCCAGGGGCCCGGCGTGCGCCACCGAGCCGGGCTCCAGCGGGTCGAGCGGCGGCTCCGACGTCAGCGTGCCGTTGTCGCCGAGAGGCGCGGCGCTCTTCCGCGGGTAGACGCTGGCCACGATGCAGATGACGGCGCCGAGGAAGGCCAGGCTGCCCGcccccaccagcaccaccacgaACTTCATCGTGCGCGACtgtgtggagatggagagaaggagatcACGGCTCTGATGTGACAGACATGCTGGGAGAGACTAACAGCAACCAAACCgacgcgaggaggaggaggaggaggaggaggaggaagaagaagaagaagcccgCATCACACGGACATCATCACGATCTGTCGAAactcagaaaataaaacaaatatgttgCACTTACGTGTGGAAGATGTTTCTCTGTGGAGTCACTGCTGCTTCTTtccgccgtctctctctctctctcgctctctccgtgTGGTTCACCTATCGATGGCACCGCGCTGTCTGCACCCGGGATGCTCCTGCTGCCGTCGCCGTGTTGCTAAGCTGCCCCGTCTCCTCCGCGCGTAACCATGGGGACCgcgcgggagagagagagagagagagagagagagagagagagagtgagagagga is drawn from Scophthalmus maximus strain ysfricsl-2021 chromosome 8, ASM2237912v1, whole genome shotgun sequence and contains these coding sequences:
- the nptxrb gene encoding neuronal pentraxin receptor b → MKFVVVLVGAGSLAFLGAVICIVASVYPRKSAAPLGDNGTLTSEPPLDPLEPGSVAHAGPLGALHGADSYDGGNALGGIGLEVPTLNELHLGEETAGAGAGAGGSDAKHFSFSRLICTPVPAGECDTKELRRQRQQQQQADEPLYGAGDEDWTYLRTTAEELRQTVLQQNDQILMDQRTIRELTGKLSECESGLEDERTVPERSVGVWSGNRRVMAGDGVSSSTAAQLQTARAVEELARAIMDLKDRIEKLEAEIGPAALNLTDTSVGTSSSNTGSSSSPAGNTIKAPSPPTGSASSPPAAAAPGSRRPASPASPAAPAAPKHPSKNTPGRGKGTWRVEDLDGELERKIKMLEKERQAMRKETQGQHEKINQGLDTANHRVTELEHMLTEPSFPDGFVLSFPMRTNYMYGLVRKEITEMYAFTACVWLKAKEGGIGTPFSYSVPGQPNELVLLQGVHNPVELLINDKVAQLPLSLPQDEWQHICVSWTLRDGVWKAYQGGKMKGRGEGLAAWHPIKPGGVLILGQEQDTLGGRFDASQALVGELSQFNLWDRVLKPAEVAAVAECSSPALGNIAPWTDLDVDVYGGATKESLDPCHAGQQSNPSSPKQ